One Oceanicoccus sagamiensis genomic region harbors:
- a CDS encoding protein kinase domain-containing protein translates to MSDEFDAKTQIRDGEEPGTAKDAEAALASAPTNIRSHIEDDDSDKTVVIGGGVSSSSDATVVLGAGDVPQSGAPTLTLGNTKVINDRFELLDVLGSGGMGVVFKALDRRKVEAKDRDPYVAIKLLNDDFKVHPHSVISLQREARRSQKLAHPNIVNVHDFDRDGDQVFMTMECLQGKPLDELIKANGNKPLEMEAAHRIVKDMTAAMIHAHKNNIAHSDFKPGNIFVTDAGQGKVLDFGIARAVTSGLGDEKSGNENTLFDPGSLGALTPAYASREMLTGQLPEIGDDVYAMGCVAYELFTGHHPFKKKNAVDAKKAGMRPARIKSLSARQWKALRKALAFKREDRYASATDFWEDFDRHVSPIWWVAALVVVIAGGAAVWSVEQRSQFEAVDEDAIRLQADQDNAYSNLQAWIAREPVSSVEADIRAAYETYQGMVGEADEKLLASRKTIVDLYIKEAGNLRLEKKLELAQSTLAAALTWDADAGQREDYLSLNAGIVQDIEAERQRLMAEQKERERQAELAQAQADKAERARRLQEQRAVAEAEAKAREESYQRSLAAVESVLSCQAFPDFDALTTQLDNMRTLDEARYQQKMPAFSERMAICIKRIGSSNPVAGKAAQTSALAVFPNSPLLKDIVIDPCASSKLGPGSGRRDGKFCYDSLSGSVNGPKMVVVPGVDGGASYAVGKYEVTAKDFGAYCKAGNDCAGITDTQSDLPVRQLSVAQANAYAQWLSSESGFSYRLPTYTEWLNAAVATGRKKNLDPNCTVKRVNGTRGGDELRVAGGAFNDWGLYNVIGNVQEWATDGGSLLAAGGQHTDRLADTACSVEAKVSHSGSPDKTTGFRLVRKIER, encoded by the coding sequence ATGTCTGACGAATTCGACGCAAAAACCCAGATACGCGATGGCGAAGAGCCCGGCACAGCCAAGGATGCAGAAGCAGCCTTAGCTTCAGCGCCAACCAATATACGCTCCCATATTGAAGATGATGATTCAGATAAAACCGTTGTTATTGGCGGTGGTGTCAGCAGTAGCAGTGATGCTACGGTTGTATTGGGTGCTGGTGACGTACCTCAGAGTGGTGCGCCGACGCTGACATTGGGTAATACCAAGGTTATTAATGATCGCTTTGAGCTGCTTGATGTATTGGGTTCAGGCGGTATGGGTGTGGTATTCAAGGCCCTTGATCGACGTAAAGTTGAGGCCAAAGACCGTGACCCCTATGTGGCTATCAAGCTGCTAAATGATGATTTTAAAGTCCACCCTCATTCTGTTATCTCCTTACAGCGAGAAGCCCGGCGCTCTCAAAAACTGGCGCACCCCAATATTGTAAATGTCCATGATTTTGATCGCGATGGTGATCAGGTGTTTATGACCATGGAGTGTTTGCAGGGTAAGCCGCTGGATGAGTTGATTAAAGCCAATGGCAACAAGCCTCTGGAGATGGAAGCTGCTCATCGTATTGTGAAAGATATGACGGCTGCGATGATCCACGCACATAAAAACAATATAGCTCATTCGGATTTTAAGCCGGGCAATATTTTTGTGACCGATGCGGGGCAGGGCAAGGTTCTTGATTTTGGTATTGCCAGGGCGGTAACTTCGGGGCTGGGTGATGAGAAAAGTGGCAATGAAAATACCCTGTTTGACCCCGGCAGTCTGGGAGCCCTGACGCCCGCTTATGCCAGTAGGGAAATGCTAACCGGGCAGTTGCCCGAAATTGGTGATGATGTCTATGCCATGGGCTGTGTTGCCTACGAGCTATTTACCGGGCATCACCCGTTTAAAAAGAAAAATGCGGTCGACGCCAAAAAAGCAGGTATGCGGCCCGCAAGAATTAAGTCTCTCTCTGCAAGACAGTGGAAGGCGTTGCGCAAGGCGCTGGCCTTTAAGCGTGAAGACCGCTATGCCTCAGCAACCGATTTTTGGGAAGATTTTGATCGTCATGTCAGTCCTATCTGGTGGGTTGCAGCTCTGGTGGTAGTGATTGCTGGTGGCGCTGCCGTATGGTCAGTGGAGCAGCGCTCTCAGTTTGAGGCTGTTGATGAAGATGCTATTCGCCTGCAAGCCGATCAGGACAATGCCTATAGTAATTTGCAGGCATGGATTGCGCGGGAGCCTGTGAGTAGTGTTGAAGCGGATATACGTGCCGCTTATGAAACGTATCAGGGCATGGTAGGTGAGGCTGATGAAAAACTATTGGCCAGCAGAAAGACTATTGTTGACCTCTATATCAAGGAGGCAGGCAATTTAAGGCTGGAGAAAAAACTGGAGCTGGCTCAATCAACGCTTGCAGCTGCATTGACATGGGACGCGGATGCTGGGCAGAGAGAGGATTATTTATCGCTGAATGCCGGTATTGTGCAAGATATAGAGGCCGAGCGTCAGCGATTAATGGCTGAACAGAAAGAGCGAGAGCGGCAGGCAGAGTTGGCCCAGGCCCAGGCTGACAAGGCCGAGCGTGCCCGTCGCTTGCAGGAGCAACGGGCGGTTGCTGAGGCCGAAGCCAAGGCCCGCGAAGAAAGTTATCAACGCAGCTTGGCGGCGGTAGAGAGCGTTTTAAGTTGTCAGGCGTTTCCGGATTTTGATGCGTTAACTACCCAGCTGGATAATATGCGCACTCTGGACGAAGCTCGCTACCAGCAAAAAATGCCGGCTTTTAGTGAGCGTATGGCTATCTGTATCAAGCGTATAGGCAGTAGTAACCCGGTTGCAGGTAAAGCGGCACAAACATCGGCGCTGGCGGTATTTCCCAATAGCCCATTGCTAAAAGATATTGTGATTGACCCCTGTGCCAGTTCAAAGTTAGGGCCGGGTAGTGGCCGCCGCGATGGCAAGTTCTGCTACGACTCGCTGTCAGGCTCTGTAAACGGTCCCAAAATGGTTGTCGTTCCGGGTGTAGATGGTGGCGCCTCTTATGCGGTAGGTAAATATGAAGTAACGGCAAAAGATTTTGGTGCGTATTGTAAGGCTGGCAATGACTGTGCTGGTATCACCGATACCCAAAGTGATTTGCCGGTTAGGCAGCTATCTGTGGCGCAGGCCAATGCCTATGCGCAATGGTTAAGTAGTGAGTCGGGTTTTAGTTATCGTTTGCCCACTTATACTGAGTGGCTTAATGCGGCTGTCGCTACAGGCAGGAAAAAAAATCTGGACCCCAACTGCACGGTTAAACGAGTAAACGGCACTCGCGGTGGAGATGAGCTGCGGGTAGCGGGTGGAGCTTTTAATGATTGGGGGCTTTATAACGTGATTGGCAATGTGCAGGAGTGGGCTACCGACGGGGGATCTCTGTTGGCGGCTGGTGGTCAGCATACTGATCGTCTGGCAGACACGGCTTGCTCTGTAGAGGCTAAGGTAAGCCATAGCGGCAGCCCTGATAAAACAACAGGTTTTAGGTTGGTAAGAAAAATAGAACGCTAG
- a CDS encoding ShlB/FhaC/HecB family hemolysin secretion/activation protein, which produces MRRLLAFFLLPMMGTAVAQIDDRGYNVPPASGQGVDFSFGEESYLTADTDIPPVSERDEGPSIEVTEFQFESVPEFPELGITRAAVEELAESLRQEYSQKPNQLASGYTEKELQLLAELLPTPDDKRYTLSISELEQIADYILSVSDGDALGGLRQYEVKGLVDLLAAQRSNKNLEARDDLKTINSLLLDDLIRLIKRQRAERGINFYELEDIAAKISAFYRSKGIFLAKAYIPVQQVEDGIVTFGILEGVLGGLTVAGNQGYSSEKITQPFQPLVGKAANSESIEEALYLVNDYPGLVLQGSLSSGENIGETSLDLNVVEEKSWRATVTADNHGAVFTGDNRLLTMVDFFNPTGRGDILTVGYLKSWSPLNSDVAVFQYRAPVYDERTFVYVSADVNDFTVDGDGDRNIDDLNIEGTNTNYTLGMDRWFKRTPGLGISGGFAITEKETDIDADVDLPSDGDKVQGLEFNSSFNQISKKYELMNIAMMSIQYGDFKNDQIENLNQDEDFYKLAIDWSTLKLLNLPFTDYSSYILATTKIRYSESGLPAFEQLPLGGADAVRAFDVSEFSADQAGYIGLEWYVEFPITWISESIEDKLKVALFVDGAYGSTNIEINSRSDDWVNMSGVGVLFKFNWNEMLGTKISVAKPTGSKSNMDDFGDDADSVQTFVEVTFVYD; this is translated from the coding sequence ATGCGAAGGTTACTCGCCTTTTTTTTATTGCCCATGATGGGTACTGCGGTCGCGCAAATTGACGATCGGGGCTATAACGTTCCACCAGCGAGCGGTCAGGGTGTTGATTTTTCTTTTGGGGAGGAATCATACCTGACGGCAGATACCGATATCCCGCCTGTTAGCGAACGTGATGAAGGCCCCAGCATAGAAGTGACTGAATTTCAGTTTGAGTCAGTGCCGGAATTTCCCGAGTTGGGCATTACCCGGGCAGCCGTTGAAGAATTGGCGGAAAGTTTGCGTCAGGAATATAGCCAAAAGCCCAATCAGTTGGCCAGTGGTTATACCGAAAAAGAACTGCAGCTATTGGCAGAACTATTACCGACCCCTGATGATAAGCGTTATACCTTGTCTATCTCTGAGTTAGAGCAAATTGCAGATTATATTCTTTCCGTTAGTGATGGTGATGCGCTGGGTGGTTTGCGTCAGTACGAAGTGAAAGGTTTGGTTGATTTGTTGGCGGCGCAGCGCAGCAATAAAAACCTTGAGGCCAGGGATGATTTAAAGACGATTAATTCCCTGTTGCTGGATGACCTGATTCGATTAATCAAACGTCAGCGGGCAGAGCGAGGTATCAACTTTTATGAGTTGGAAGATATCGCGGCAAAAATTTCAGCCTTCTACCGCTCCAAAGGTATTTTCCTGGCCAAGGCCTATATTCCTGTACAGCAGGTCGAAGATGGCATAGTGACTTTCGGTATTTTGGAAGGCGTGCTAGGTGGTTTGACGGTTGCAGGTAATCAGGGTTATAGCAGCGAAAAAATTACCCAGCCATTTCAGCCCTTGGTTGGTAAGGCGGCTAATAGTGAGTCTATAGAAGAGGCGTTATATCTGGTTAATGACTATCCGGGTTTAGTCTTGCAGGGTTCTTTATCCTCCGGTGAAAATATTGGTGAAACTTCGCTGGATCTCAATGTTGTCGAAGAAAAATCCTGGCGAGCAACCGTTACTGCTGATAACCATGGCGCAGTATTTACCGGTGATAATCGATTGTTGACCATGGTTGATTTTTTTAATCCTACCGGTAGGGGAGATATTCTTACCGTCGGCTATTTAAAATCCTGGTCGCCGTTAAATTCTGATGTTGCCGTCTTTCAATATCGTGCTCCGGTATATGATGAACGAACCTTTGTTTACGTCTCTGCCGATGTTAATGATTTTACCGTGGATGGTGATGGCGATAGAAATATTGATGATTTGAATATAGAAGGCACCAATACCAATTATACCTTGGGCATGGATCGTTGGTTTAAGCGTACCCCTGGTCTTGGTATTAGCGGCGGCTTTGCTATCACAGAAAAAGAAACCGATATTGATGCTGATGTTGACCTGCCCAGTGATGGCGACAAGGTGCAAGGTCTGGAGTTTAATTCCTCCTTTAACCAGATTAGTAAAAAGTACGAGTTAATGAATATCGCCATGATGTCGATTCAGTATGGCGACTTTAAAAACGACCAGATTGAAAACCTGAATCAAGATGAAGATTTTTATAAGTTGGCGATCGATTGGTCAACATTAAAATTGCTTAATCTACCTTTCACGGACTATTCCTCTTATATTTTAGCTACCACCAAAATTCGCTATAGCGAATCAGGGCTGCCTGCGTTTGAGCAGCTGCCTTTGGGTGGCGCTGATGCAGTCAGGGCGTTTGATGTCAGTGAATTTTCTGCTGATCAGGCGGGCTATATCGGGCTTGAATGGTATGTTGAATTTCCCATCACATGGATTTCAGAGTCGATAGAAGACAAGCTAAAGGTAGCCTTGTTTGTTGATGGTGCTTACGGCTCAACCAATATTGAAATCAATAGCCGCTCCGATGACTGGGTTAATATGTCGGGTGTTGGTGTTTTGTTTAAGTTTAACTGGAATGAAATGTTAGGGACAAAAATCAGCGTTGCCAAGCCGACGGGTAGTAAATCCAATATGGATGACTTCGGTGATGATGCAGATTCTGTACAAACGTTTGTTGAAGTTACGTTTGTTTACGATTGA
- a CDS encoding filamentous hemagglutinin N-terminal domain-containing protein, translating to MKNIRQMKKLSLAIKANILAVSIACTLSPLVAAGPQGGAVAAGSGAISVNGKTTSIDQLSNRLSLDWQSFDVGADEVVRFNQPGKNSIALNRILSNSPSTVMGLIEANGRIILANPSGILFTETSSVNVNALIASGLDIATEDFMNGSLLFKSLEGTDGFIVNRGLISATTSVSLLGDSVANQGATALIQAELVNLNAASEALLTFDVGGMIGVKVNKEVLQNTQGLESAVSNSGEIIAGSVLVAADIAADLFDKAVNNEGVISAAGIDTSGGVIRLSGRGGDTFTSGRLDVSSQQAEGGRVIVEGDRVALVANAVINASGVQGGGEVLVGGDYKGNNPLIRNSSNTYIGIDADIQANSELGGDGGRVIVWADQTTEFHGTIDVRALGETGDGGFIETSGAENLVVSASASALMSANQGVAGQWYLDPGEVTIDTSSAFNVVEGDGSNATPFSSADADTQSFLDVTVLEAALGDGGDVFVDTTSGAAGSGDIIILTDIDLDSSADGKLILVADNDIKIGDNSDDVTISDTGSTSASISLDFRADGSILLYAGSSIDTKGGDILLTADYNNDGVDLSAGAVSIDLSGTVVSGGGNITLSLDENNDGTATGSITISNDIVTSGGSFLAKASSFTDGANNVAINTNGVNGADGADGASGNGDNGVAGSNAGSITMLIDGDIDIGSLSAVGGNAGSGGAGDNNSADTGYQGGDGAIAGSGGAITLASDTGTIEVSLGVTSAGGLGGNGGAGGNGNSRDDVAGAGGSAGAGGAGGNISITTAAALDADDRINTGAAITANGGAGGTGGAGAGQANGGGGSGASGAGGAGGNGGAGGLSGSIALNAVSDDILIVGGLSANGGGGGGGGLGGALVGSGTAGVDGSDGADGSGSTIDITAVNILVNTISSVDGSSEVTGGGLVTLTGDIVTDGAAFTVNANGLNAAGIDTSNATVNTDGGDITIQSGASVAVTGAIDTRDTEGSGGGDSGAVAIESTTGAVSVLAIDTDTAVTPDDGVVDIDAATTVTIAGDINSGSAAFTSDSVSFDSSAGSVTAGAVTVNVGLGDTASTNDLGNMTSAGSIQINGGSNDDQFTLSGSLAAVTTNQIDANGGTDTIIGDGAGNTYTLNTTANSLLTEGITIVEIEAVNAGAAGNDSIIGTSSTENFAIQNSQAVTVSGIAFTNVESVDAGGTNADSITGRSADETFTIDGTNNLTTAGIAFTDIEAVDAGTDTGDTDNIVGRAADETFTITGTNNVTTAGIAFTDIEAVDAGTDTGDTDSIVGQAADETFTIDGTNNVTTSGIAFTDIEAVDAGTDTSDTDNIVGRAADETFTITGTNNVTTAGIAFTDIEAVDAGTDTSDTDSIVGQAADETFTINDTNDLTTSGIAFTDIEAVDAGTDTSDTDNIVGRAADETFTINDTNDLTTAGIVFTDIEAVDAGTDTGDTDNIVGRAADETFTITGANSLTTAGIAFTDIEAVDAGTDTSDTDSIVGQAADETFTIDDTNDLTTAGIAFTDIEAVDAGTDTSDTDSIVGRAADETFTINDTNDLTTAGIVFTDIEAVDAGTDTSDTDNIVGRAADETFTINDTNDLTTAGIVFTDIEAVDAGTDTSDTDNIVGRAADETFTITGTNNVTTAGIAFTDVEAVDAGTDTSDTDSIVGRAADETFTINDTNDLTTAGIVFTDIEAVDAGTDTSDTDNIVGRAADETFTITGTNNVTTAGIAFADIEAVDAGTDTSDTDSIVGQAADETFTINGTNNVTTSGIAFTDIEAVDAGTDTSDTDNIVGRAADETFTIDDTNDLTTAGIVFTDIEAVDAGTDTGDTDNIVGRAADEAFTITGTNNVTTAGIAFTDIEAVDAGTDTGDTDSIVGQAADETFTIDGTNNVTTSGIAFTDIEAVDAGTDTSDTDNIVGRAADETFTITGTNNVTTAGIAFTDIEAVDAGTDTSDTDSIVGQAADETFTINDTNDLTTSGIAFTDIEAVDAGTDTSDTDNIVGRAADETFTINDTNDLTTAGIVFTDIEAVDAGTDTGDTDNIVAGRPMKPLPLRVLTA from the coding sequence ATGAAAAATATTCGGCAGATGAAAAAACTATCCTTGGCTATCAAAGCTAATATATTGGCGGTCTCTATTGCGTGTACGCTCTCTCCGCTGGTGGCTGCCGGGCCACAAGGTGGTGCTGTCGCAGCGGGTAGTGGTGCTATTTCTGTCAATGGAAAAACCACCTCTATCGATCAGTTGTCAAACCGTTTATCCCTCGATTGGCAAAGCTTTGATGTGGGTGCTGATGAAGTTGTGCGCTTTAATCAGCCCGGGAAAAATTCTATCGCATTAAATCGTATTTTAAGTAACAGCCCCAGTACTGTTATGGGCTTGATTGAAGCGAATGGCCGTATCATTCTTGCCAACCCTTCCGGCATATTATTTACCGAAACTTCCAGTGTTAATGTTAATGCCTTAATAGCCAGTGGCTTGGATATTGCCACTGAAGATTTTATGAATGGTAGCCTGCTTTTCAAAAGTCTGGAAGGGACTGACGGTTTTATTGTTAATCGCGGTTTAATTAGTGCGACCACCAGTGTTTCCCTGTTAGGTGATAGTGTGGCCAACCAGGGTGCGACGGCTTTGATTCAGGCTGAGCTGGTTAATCTTAATGCCGCTTCTGAAGCACTGTTAACCTTTGATGTTGGCGGCATGATTGGTGTGAAAGTGAATAAAGAGGTTCTGCAAAATACGCAGGGTCTGGAATCGGCGGTTTCTAATAGCGGAGAAATTATTGCCGGTTCTGTTTTGGTTGCAGCTGATATCGCAGCTGATTTATTTGATAAGGCGGTGAATAACGAAGGTGTTATTTCTGCGGCGGGTATAGATACCTCTGGCGGCGTTATTCGTTTATCGGGCCGAGGTGGCGACACTTTTACTAGTGGCAGGTTGGATGTTAGTTCACAGCAGGCCGAAGGTGGTCGAGTAATCGTTGAAGGTGATCGAGTTGCCTTGGTAGCCAATGCTGTCATTAACGCTTCTGGTGTGCAGGGCGGTGGTGAGGTTCTGGTCGGTGGTGACTACAAAGGTAACAACCCTTTGATCCGTAATTCATCGAACACCTATATAGGTATTGATGCTGATATTCAGGCCAACTCGGAGCTGGGTGGTGACGGTGGTCGGGTCATTGTCTGGGCTGATCAAACCACTGAGTTTCATGGGACCATTGATGTGAGAGCGCTGGGTGAAACCGGTGACGGCGGCTTTATCGAAACATCGGGTGCGGAAAATTTAGTGGTATCCGCCAGTGCTTCGGCATTAATGAGTGCTAATCAGGGCGTTGCCGGGCAGTGGTACCTTGACCCTGGTGAAGTTACGATTGATACCAGTAGTGCTTTTAATGTGGTCGAGGGTGATGGCAGTAATGCTACGCCTTTTTCGTCGGCAGATGCAGATACCCAGTCCTTCCTTGATGTCACCGTTCTTGAGGCCGCACTTGGCGATGGTGGTGACGTATTCGTTGATACTACCAGCGGTGCAGCGGGCAGCGGCGACATCATTATCCTTACCGATATTGACCTCGATTCCAGTGCTGACGGCAAGTTGATACTGGTTGCTGATAACGATATTAAAATTGGCGATAACTCTGATGATGTCACCATTAGTGATACCGGTAGTACCTCGGCAAGTATCTCGCTAGACTTTCGCGCGGATGGCTCCATCCTTCTTTATGCCGGCAGCAGTATTGATACCAAAGGTGGCGACATTCTTCTGACCGCTGACTATAACAACGATGGTGTTGACCTTAGTGCCGGGGCTGTCAGTATCGATCTATCAGGTACAGTTGTCAGCGGTGGCGGTAATATCACACTTAGCCTCGACGAGAACAACGATGGCACTGCAACAGGTTCCATCACTATTAGCAATGATATTGTGACCTCCGGTGGAAGCTTCCTGGCCAAGGCCTCATCTTTTACTGATGGTGCCAATAATGTAGCCATTAACACCAATGGTGTTAATGGAGCTGATGGTGCTGATGGCGCTAGCGGTAATGGTGATAATGGTGTAGCCGGCAGTAATGCGGGCAGTATCACGATGCTAATTGATGGTGATATTGATATTGGCTCACTGTCTGCAGTTGGTGGCAATGCTGGTAGTGGTGGTGCGGGCGATAACAATTCTGCGGATACGGGTTATCAAGGTGGTGACGGTGCAATAGCGGGTAGCGGTGGTGCAATTACCCTTGCCAGTGATACCGGTACGATAGAAGTAAGCTTGGGTGTCACCAGTGCGGGTGGCCTTGGAGGTAATGGTGGTGCTGGCGGCAACGGTAACTCCAGAGACGATGTTGCCGGTGCTGGCGGCAGTGCCGGGGCCGGAGGTGCTGGAGGCAATATTTCAATCACCACTGCTGCCGCGCTGGATGCCGACGATCGAATTAATACGGGTGCGGCGATAACTGCCAATGGTGGTGCTGGTGGTACAGGCGGTGCGGGTGCCGGTCAGGCCAATGGTGGTGGTGGTTCTGGTGCGTCTGGTGCAGGTGGTGCTGGCGGTAATGGCGGTGCTGGTGGTTTATCCGGGTCAATCGCGCTGAATGCAGTCAGTGACGATATTCTTATTGTTGGAGGCTTGTCTGCCAATGGCGGCGGCGGTGGCGGTGGCGGACTTGGCGGCGCCCTTGTTGGTTCAGGCACCGCTGGCGTTGACGGTAGTGATGGGGCTGATGGTAGCGGCAGTACCATTGATATTACTGCGGTGAATATACTCGTTAATACGATTAGTTCAGTCGATGGTTCCAGTGAAGTGACCGGCGGTGGCTTAGTCACATTGACCGGCGATATTGTTACTGATGGTGCTGCCTTTACAGTCAATGCCAATGGCTTGAATGCGGCCGGGATTGATACCAGCAATGCCACCGTTAATACAGATGGTGGTGACATTACCATTCAGTCGGGCGCTTCTGTTGCTGTCACCGGTGCTATTGACACACGTGATACCGAAGGTAGTGGTGGTGGAGATAGCGGTGCTGTAGCAATCGAGTCAACCACCGGTGCTGTTTCAGTACTTGCTATTGATACGGACACTGCCGTCACTCCTGATGATGGCGTGGTTGATATCGATGCTGCGACTACAGTAACCATAGCGGGTGATATCAATTCAGGCTCTGCTGCCTTTACTTCCGATTCAGTTAGCTTTGATAGCTCGGCAGGTTCCGTAACAGCGGGTGCGGTGACAGTGAATGTGGGGTTAGGCGATACGGCTAGTACCAATGATTTGGGTAACATGACTTCCGCAGGCTCTATTCAAATCAATGGTGGTAGCAATGACGACCAGTTTACCCTCAGTGGGTCACTGGCCGCAGTAACAACGAATCAGATAGATGCTAATGGTGGTACTGATACGATTATTGGTGATGGCGCCGGCAATACCTATACATTAAATACTACGGCTAATTCCCTACTTACAGAGGGTATTACCATTGTAGAAATAGAAGCTGTTAATGCGGGTGCGGCGGGTAATGATAGTATTATCGGCACCAGCAGTACTGAAAATTTTGCCATCCAAAATTCGCAAGCCGTCACTGTTTCGGGTATTGCTTTCACCAATGTGGAATCGGTAGATGCTGGAGGAACCAATGCTGATAGCATTACTGGGCGAAGTGCCGATGAAACATTTACCATTGATGGCACGAATAATCTAACGACGGCAGGTATAGCCTTTACCGATATTGAAGCCGTGGATGCGGGTACGGATACTGGCGACACGGATAATATTGTGGGCCGCGCCGCTGATGAAACCTTTACTATTACAGGTACGAATAATGTCACCACCGCGGGTATTGCCTTTACCGATATCGAAGCGGTGGATGCGGGCACCGATACCGGCGACACGGATAGTATTGTTGGCCAGGCGGCAGATGAAACGTTTACCATTGATGGCACAAATAATGTAACCACATCAGGTATTGCCTTTACCGATATTGAAGCCGTGGATGCGGGCACCGATACCAGCGATACCGATAATATTGTAGGCCGTGCCGCCGATGAAACCTTTACCATTACCGGTACAAATAATGTCACCACCGCGGGCATTGCTTTTACGGATATTGAAGCCGTTGATGCGGGCACCGATACCAGTGATACCGATAGTATTGTGGGTCAGGCGGCGGATGAAACGTTTACTATAAATGACACAAACGACTTAACCACATCGGGCATTGCTTTTACGGATATTGAAGCGGTGGATGCGGGCACCGATACCAGCGACACGGATAATATTGTAGGCCGTGCCGCTGATGAAACGTTTACTATAAATGACACAAATGATTTAACCACTGCCGGTATTGTCTTTACGGATATTGAGGCCGTGGATGCAGGTACGGATACTGGCGACACGGATAATATTGTGGGCCGGGCGGCCGATGAAACCTTTACCATTACGGGTGCTAACAGCCTAACGACGGCAGGTATTGCTTTTACCGATATTGAAGCGGTGGATGCGGGCACCGATACCAGTGACACGGATAGTATTGTTGGCCAGGCGGCAGATGAAACCTTTACCATTGATGACACAAACGATTTAACCACCGCGGGTATTGCTTTTACGGATATTGAGGCGGTGGATGCGGGCACCGATACCAGCGATACGGATAGTATTGTAGGCCGTGCCGCTGATGAAACGTTTACTATAAATGACACAAACGATTTAACCACTGCCGGTATTGTCTTTACGGATATTGAGGCGGTGGATGCGGGCACCGATACCAGCGACACGGATAATATTGTGGGTCGAGCCGCTGATGAAACGTTTACTATAAATGACACAAATGATTTAACCACTGCCGGTATTGTCTTTACGGATATTGAGGCTGTGGATGCGGGGACCGATACCAGCGATACGGATAATATTGTGGGTCGAGCCGCGGATGAAACCTTTACGATTACGGGTACAAATAATGTCACCACCGCGGGCATTGCTTTTACGGATGTTGAAGCCGTTGATGCGGGCACCGATACCAGTGATACCGATAGTATTGTGGGTCGAGCCGCTGATGAAACGTTTACTATTAATGACACAAATGATTTAACCACTGCCGGTATTGTCTTTACGGATATTGAGGCCGTGGATGCGGGCACCGATACCAGCGATACGGATAATATTGTGGGTCGAGCCGCTGATGAAACCTTTACCATTACCGGTACAAATAATGTAACCACTGCGGGCATTGCTTTTGCGGATATTGAAGCCGTTGATGCGGGCACCGATACCAGTGATACCGATAGTATTGTGGGTCAGGCGGCGGATGAAACCTTTACCATTAATGGCACAAATAATGTAACCACATCAGGCATTGCCTTTACCGATATTGAAGCGGTGGATGCGGGCACCGATACCAGCGACACGGATAATATTGTAGGCCGTGCCGCTGATGAAACCTTTACCATTGATGACACAAATGATTTAACCACTGCCGGTATTGTCTTTACGGATATTGAGGCCGTGGATGCGGGTACGGATACTGGCGACACGGATAATATTGTGGGCCGCGCCGCTGATGAAGCCTTTACTATTACAGGTACGAATAATGTCACCACCGCGGGTATTGCCTTTACCGATATCGAAGCGGTGGATGCGGGCACCGATACCGGTGACACGGATAGTATTGTTGGCCAGGCGGCAGATGAAACGTTTACCATTGATGGCACAAATAATGTAACCACATCAGGTATTGCCTTTACCGATATTGAAGCCGTGGATGCGGGCACCGATACCAGCGATACCGATAATATTGTAGGCCGTGCCGCCGATGAAACCTTTACCATTACCGGTACAAATAATGTCACCACCGCGGGCATTGCTTTTACGGATATTGAAGCCGTTGATGCGGGCACCGATACCAGTGATACCGATAGTATTGTGGGTCAGGCGGCAGATGAAACGTTTACTATAAATGACACAAACGACTTAACCACATCGGGCATTGCTTTTACGGATATTGAAGCGGTGGATGCGGGCACCGATACCAGCGACACGGATAATATTGTAGGCCGTGCCGCTGATGAAACGTTTACTATAAATGACACAAATGATTTAACCACTGCCGGTATTGTCTTTACGGATATTGAGGCCGTGGATGCAGGTACGGATACTGGCGACACGGATAATATTGTGGCCGGGCGGCCGATGAAACCTTTACCATTACGGGTGCTAACAGCCTAA